A window of Rhodospirillaceae bacterium contains these coding sequences:
- a CDS encoding acyl carrier protein — translation MTDIAQRVKRIIVEQLGVEESKVTDNANFADDLGADSLDTVELVMAFEEEFGCEIPDDAAERFSVVKDAVSYIQKNSK, via the coding sequence ATGACTGACATTGCCCAACGCGTAAAAAGGATTATTGTCGAACAATTGGGTGTTGAAGAATCAAAAGTCACGGACAATGCAAATTTTGCCGATGATTTGGGTGCAGATAGCTTAGATACAGTTGAGTTAGTAATGGCTTTTGAAGAAGAGTTTGGTTGTGAAATTCCTGACGATGCAGCCGAACGTTTTTCTGTCGTTAAAGATGCGGTCAGTTATATCCAGAAAAACTCAAAATAG
- the fabG gene encoding 3-oxoacyl-[acyl-carrier-protein] reductase → MFNLDGKTALVTGASGGIGQAIVASLHQQGATVIMSGTKVDTLNKIAGNLKERIHFVVADLSHGGDVENLVKNAEIALGKEVDILVNNAGITKDNLSIRMKDEDWASVIDLNLTVCFKLARQVLRGMMKRRWGRIINISSVVGVTGNAGQANYAAAKAGLIGMTKSLALEVASRNITINAIAPGFIVTPMTDKLTQEQKDKLIQQIPMGRLGIAEDIGPSVAFLASEEASYITGQTLHINGGMAMI, encoded by the coding sequence ATGTTTAATTTAGATGGAAAAACAGCATTGGTAACAGGGGCTTCTGGCGGAATTGGCCAAGCTATTGTCGCCTCCTTACATCAACAGGGTGCCACTGTTATTATGTCAGGAACAAAAGTTGATACGTTGAATAAAATTGCGGGCAATTTGAAAGAACGAATCCATTTTGTGGTAGCTGACCTTAGCCATGGTGGCGATGTTGAAAATTTGGTAAAAAATGCTGAAATTGCTCTTGGGAAAGAAGTTGATATCCTTGTTAATAATGCAGGAATTACCAAAGACAATTTATCCATTCGCATGAAAGATGAAGATTGGGCATCTGTTATTGATTTGAATTTAACGGTGTGTTTTAAACTGGCGCGACAAGTATTAAGGGGAATGATGAAACGCCGCTGGGGGAGAATCATTAATATCAGTTCTGTGGTTGGGGTTACCGGAAATGCTGGGCAAGCAAATTATGCTGCGGCAAAAGCTGGATTAATAGGTATGACAAAATCTTTGGCTTTAGAGGTTGCGTCACGTAATATTACGATTAATGCTATTGCGCCAGGGTTTATTGTGACACCCATGACAGATAAACTAACCCAGGAACAAAAAGATAAATTGATACAACAGATCCCAATGGGTAGATTAGGAATAGCCGAAGATATTGGTCCGTCTGTTGCTTTCTTGGCGAGCGAAGAAGCAAGCTATATTACGGGGCAGACCCTCCATATTAATGGTGGGATGGCAATGATTTAA
- the fabD gene encoding ACP S-malonyltransferase has protein sequence MGLAFIFPGQGSQFVGMGIELAKNFSVAREVFQEVDSSLNQSLYKIIVEGPDSALMLTENTQPALMAVSLAFMRVLDQEVGYPVIRKADFLAGHSLGEYTALTVAGVFSLADSAKLLKIRGQAMQSAVPVGIGAMAALLGADLAIAQAICNQAVKEEKGGICTPANDNCPGQVVISGLKTTVDKALELAPKHGIKKAILLPVSAPFHCALMQPAADRMAEALKSVTFKKPSKPIIANINAKPVSDPSKIQLLLVEQVVGMVKWRESVLTMKENNVNQFIEVGAGKVLSGLIKRIDKDLTTMNCTDIADIGQITQWLLQQ, from the coding sequence ATGGGGCTGGCTTTTATTTTTCCAGGACAGGGATCGCAGTTTGTGGGGATGGGGATAGAGCTTGCAAAAAACTTTTCTGTGGCAAGGGAGGTTTTTCAAGAAGTAGATAGTTCTTTAAACCAATCCTTATATAAAATTATCGTTGAAGGGCCAGATTCAGCCTTAATGCTAACCGAAAATACCCAGCCAGCTTTAATGGCTGTTAGCTTGGCGTTTATGCGGGTGCTTGATCAGGAGGTAGGTTATCCGGTTATCCGTAAAGCAGATTTCTTGGCTGGACATTCGTTAGGTGAATATACTGCCTTAACTGTGGCAGGAGTTTTTAGTTTGGCGGACAGCGCTAAGCTATTGAAGATTCGTGGACAAGCCATGCAATCAGCAGTACCGGTTGGTATAGGGGCAATGGCCGCTTTATTAGGAGCCGATTTAGCAATAGCCCAAGCGATCTGCAATCAAGCGGTAAAAGAGGAAAAGGGTGGAATTTGTACCCCTGCGAATGATAATTGTCCGGGACAAGTGGTCATTAGTGGGTTAAAAACCACCGTCGACAAAGCATTGGAATTAGCTCCTAAACATGGTATTAAAAAAGCTATTTTACTTCCTGTTAGTGCACCTTTCCACTGTGCTTTGATGCAACCGGCGGCTGATCGGATGGCAGAGGCGTTAAAGAGTGTTACTTTTAAAAAACCTTCCAAACCAATTATTGCAAATATTAACGCTAAACCAGTCAGCGATCCTTCAAAAATTCAGCTGTTATTGGTGGAACAAGTCGTCGGAATGGTCAAATGGCGGGAATCAGTGTTAACGATGAAAGAAAATAATGTTAACCAATTTATTGAGGTTGGTGCAGGTAAAGTGTTATCAGGATTAATCAAAAGGATTGATAAAGATTTAACCACTATGAATTGTACAGATATTGCTGACATAGGCCAAATTACTCAATGGCTTTTGCAACAATAA
- a CDS encoding SDR family NAD(P)-dependent oxidoreductase, with translation MNSGNSSQRLLGKIALITGASRGIGLGIAQVFAEAGAKIILLSKNQRSLEKIDDTFKSQGHNPTLLPFDLEQCDQIDALTQAIYDRFGRLDILVGNAAVLGTLTPLAQIEPSEWEKVLKINLTANWRIIRALDPLLRLSSAGRAIFLTSSVATQIRPYWGTYAISKAALEMMVKIYAAETSMTKIRVNLVNPGATRTDMRKSAFPGENSGRLQTPQDIASAFLGLAEDSCQIHGELINLSNYGRT, from the coding sequence ATGAATAGCGGTAATTCCTCTCAGCGCCTGCTAGGTAAGATTGCTTTAATTACTGGCGCCTCTCGGGGAATTGGTTTAGGGATTGCCCAAGTTTTTGCGGAAGCTGGAGCTAAAATTATCTTGCTTTCAAAAAATCAACGTTCTTTAGAAAAAATTGACGATACGTTTAAAAGCCAAGGACATAACCCCACTCTTTTACCTTTTGATTTAGAACAATGCGATCAAATTGATGCCTTAACCCAGGCTATTTACGATCGCTTCGGAAGATTAGATATTTTGGTGGGCAATGCTGCAGTTTTAGGAACCTTGACCCCACTTGCCCAAATTGAACCGAGCGAGTGGGAAAAAGTTTTAAAAATTAATTTAACTGCAAACTGGCGTATTATTCGTGCGCTTGACCCACTTTTACGGTTATCTTCAGCAGGGCGGGCAATATTTTTGACATCTTCCGTTGCCACTCAAATTAGGCCCTATTGGGGAACTTACGCTATCAGCAAAGCAGCTTTGGAAATGATGGTAAAAATATATGCTGCTGAAACCAGCATGACCAAAATTCGGGTGAACTTAGTCAATCCGGGCGCTACCAGAACAGATATGAGAAAATCAGCTTTCCCAGGTGAAAATTCGGGGCGTTTGCAAACACCTCAAGATATCGCGTCTGCTTTTTTGGGTTTAGCGGAGGATAGTTGTCAGATTCATGGAGAATTAATTAATTTATCAAACTATGGTCGGACTTAA
- a CDS encoding CvpA family protein, with protein sequence MNWVDIIVMVILVISGILAFSVGFIKEILGLLAWIIAVVVAIYVAPLVLPMVGSFITNDLAAQLIAWGGVFFVTLIIVLIITYAIGNSLVTGSPSIIDRWFGLLFGLVRGVVIVCLLYMLTLWIFPAQEDRAFLEHSFTKPYLDKGVEVIRSFIPTDQPNSL encoded by the coding sequence ATGAATTGGGTCGATATCATCGTTATGGTTATTTTAGTTATTTCTGGAATTTTAGCTTTCAGCGTCGGTTTTATTAAAGAAATCTTAGGTCTTTTGGCTTGGATAATAGCAGTAGTTGTCGCTATTTACGTTGCTCCGTTGGTTTTACCGATGGTTGGAAGCTTTATCACCAATGATTTGGCCGCCCAATTGATAGCGTGGGGAGGGGTATTTTTTGTTACGTTGATCATTGTCCTCATCATCACATACGCTATAGGCAATTCTTTGGTTACAGGGTCACCAAGCATTATTGATCGTTGGTTTGGCCTGCTTTTTGGGTTAGTTAGGGGAGTGGTCATTGTTTGTCTTCTATATATGTTGACGTTATGGATTTTCCCAGCACAAGAGGATCGTGCATTCTTAGAACACAGCTTTACTAAGCCATATTTAGATAAAGGGGTTGAAGTGATTAGATCATTTATCCCAACCGATCAACCAAATAGTTTGTAA
- the radA gene encoding DNA repair protein RadA, with protein sequence MNAMVYQCQNCGTRFRKWGGKCDECGAWNSITEEAPIAVQGKIKKHLSKTKADNIQFHDLVGTTVPALRLESGLGEFDRVCGGGLVQGSAILVGGDPGIGKSTLLLQVLAALSQHNQQQELVYYYISGEEGIEQIRMRARRLEISNRNILLAANNELQTILQAMDKMPKSSVLVVDSIQTLYTDALESAPGTVAQVRTCASELIRLAKQKDICLILVGHVTKEGAIAGPRVLEHMVDCVLYFEGERNHQFRILRTVKNRFGATDEIGVFEMTELGLKEVINPSALFIKDRLPIAGSCIFVGVEGTRPVLMEIQTLISPSSFGTPRRSVVGWDSSRLSMILAVLETRCQLPLGAYDIYLNVAGGLRIQEPAADLAVAAALMSSALKKAVNDKLVIFGEVGLGGEIRSVGHINARLKEAVKLGFHTSYIPTQPKGQMKEIEHLIKTKEIATLGILLKLMNNPEINL encoded by the coding sequence ATGAATGCCATGGTTTATCAATGCCAAAATTGCGGCACCCGTTTTCGGAAATGGGGTGGTAAGTGTGATGAATGCGGTGCTTGGAATAGCATTACAGAAGAAGCACCCATTGCGGTGCAAGGAAAAATTAAAAAACATCTTTCTAAAACGAAAGCTGACAATATTCAATTTCATGATTTAGTAGGCACTACGGTGCCAGCCTTAAGGTTAGAAAGTGGGTTGGGCGAATTTGATCGGGTATGCGGTGGCGGGTTGGTGCAAGGTTCAGCAATTCTGGTCGGTGGTGATCCAGGGATTGGCAAATCCACTCTATTGTTGCAAGTGTTGGCCGCTTTATCTCAACATAACCAACAACAAGAACTGGTTTATTACTATATTTCAGGTGAGGAGGGGATTGAACAAATCCGGATGAGGGCCCGGCGTCTGGAAATTAGCAATAGAAATATCTTGTTGGCTGCTAACAATGAATTACAAACTATCCTGCAAGCCATGGATAAAATGCCAAAATCATCCGTCTTGGTGGTTGATTCAATCCAAACATTGTATACGGACGCGCTTGAATCTGCTCCAGGTACCGTGGCGCAGGTAAGGACTTGTGCTTCTGAATTGATCCGTTTGGCCAAGCAAAAAGATATATGCTTAATTTTGGTAGGTCACGTAACGAAAGAGGGGGCAATCGCAGGACCACGAGTTTTGGAACATATGGTTGATTGCGTATTATATTTTGAAGGAGAACGCAATCACCAATTCCGCATATTGCGTACGGTTAAAAACCGCTTTGGTGCGACTGATGAAATTGGGGTTTTTGAAATGACCGAGCTTGGCTTAAAAGAAGTCATCAATCCCTCAGCCCTTTTTATCAAAGACCGTTTGCCAATCGCGGGCAGTTGTATTTTTGTTGGAGTTGAGGGTACAAGGCCGGTATTAATGGAAATTCAGACGTTAATATCTCCTTCCTCGTTTGGAACCCCCCGCCGTTCCGTTGTGGGGTGGGATTCTTCGAGATTATCGATGATACTGGCAGTTTTAGAAACTCGGTGCCAGTTGCCACTTGGAGCATATGATATTTACTTGAATGTGGCAGGCGGATTACGTATCCAAGAACCTGCCGCTGATCTAGCGGTGGCAGCTGCCTTAATGTCTTCCGCCCTTAAAAAGGCTGTAAATGACAAATTGGTCATTTTTGGCGAAGTTGGTTTAGGGGGCGAAATACGTAGCGTTGGGCATATAAATGCTCGACTAAAAGAAGCGGTTAAGTTAGGCTTTCACACATCTTATATTCCTACCCAACCTAAGGGGCAAATGAAAGAAATAGAACACTTGATTAAAACCAAAGAAATTGCCACATTGGGAATATTACTGAAACTGATGAATAATCCAGAAATAAATTTATAA
- a CDS encoding ATP-binding cassette domain-containing protein has protein sequence MTDLTSKISIRNLYKSFGKKEVLQGVDMDIMPGESVVIIGGSGTGKSVLLKCILGLLQPDQGSIKIDGEEMVGKPWKAREKHLKKIGMLFQGGALFDSLKVWENVAFGLLQTTKITRMEAKQEAIKNLQTVGLDALVADLSPAELSGGMQKRVGLARAITTKPEIMFFDEPTTGLDPIMSAVINDLIIQTVQKLGATAVSITHDLASARKIAHRVIMLYQGKVVWQGPVREMDYSHNEYVDQFIHGRAEGPIKIPGQMFS, from the coding sequence ATGACCGATTTGACATCTAAGATTTCCATCAGGAATTTATATAAAAGCTTTGGAAAGAAGGAAGTTCTTCAGGGCGTAGACATGGATATTATGCCCGGTGAATCAGTCGTGATTATTGGGGGATCTGGTACCGGAAAATCAGTATTATTAAAATGTATTCTGGGTCTTCTTCAGCCCGATCAAGGCAGTATTAAAATCGATGGGGAAGAAATGGTTGGGAAACCTTGGAAGGCCAGGGAAAAGCATTTAAAAAAGATTGGGATGTTGTTTCAAGGTGGAGCCTTATTTGATAGTTTGAAAGTTTGGGAAAACGTGGCTTTTGGTTTGTTGCAAACAACCAAAATAACACGGATGGAGGCAAAACAGGAAGCAATTAAGAATTTGCAAACGGTGGGTTTGGATGCGTTGGTTGCGGATTTGTCACCGGCAGAATTATCGGGTGGCATGCAGAAAAGGGTAGGATTAGCCCGCGCGATCACGACAAAACCGGAAATTATGTTTTTTGATGAACCAACCACAGGCTTAGATCCCATTATGAGCGCTGTCATCAATGATTTAATCATCCAAACGGTGCAAAAATTAGGAGCCACAGCGGTCTCAATTACCCATGATTTGGCGAGTGCGCGGAAGATTGCTCACCGGGTCATTATGCTTTATCAAGGTAAAGTTGTTTGGCAGGGCCCTGTCAGGGAAATGGACTATTCTCATAATGAATATGTTGATCAATTCATTCATGGGCGTGCAGAAGGGCCAATCAAAATACCTGGTCAAATGTTTTCGTAA
- a CDS encoding ABC transporter permease → MQRFPASIGRTTINRLEALGNLVTFCLKAVGHCLYPPFYPRLIIKQMIEIGFYSLPVVGLTAIFTGMVLALQSYTGFSRIGGAESAIPNVIIVSITRELGPVLAGLMVAGRIGAAIAAELGTMRVTEQIDALATLSTNSMKYLVVPRIIAGLITLPLLVLIADIIGVLGGYVVSVYKLGFNPAAYLNNTVGFLQVMDVVSGLVKAGVFGLIITLMGCYYGYYSKGGAQGVGMATTKAVVASSIFILIFNYFLTEAFFAI, encoded by the coding sequence ATCCAAAGGTTTCCCGCATCAATAGGTAGGACAACAATCAACAGATTAGAGGCATTGGGAAATTTAGTGACCTTCTGCCTGAAAGCTGTCGGTCATTGTTTATATCCGCCTTTTTATCCGCGATTAATTATCAAACAAATGATCGAAATTGGTTTTTATTCCTTACCGGTGGTGGGATTAACTGCTATTTTTACAGGCATGGTTCTCGCTTTACAAAGTTATACAGGTTTTTCAAGGATTGGGGGGGCGGAATCCGCTATCCCCAACGTAATTATCGTTTCTATTACCCGTGAATTAGGACCTGTTTTGGCGGGGCTAATGGTTGCGGGGCGGATTGGTGCGGCTATTGCCGCTGAATTGGGTACGATGCGTGTAACGGAGCAAATTGATGCTTTGGCAACCCTTTCGACCAATTCCATGAAATATTTGGTTGTCCCCCGAATCATTGCAGGTCTGATTACGTTGCCTTTATTGGTTTTAATTGCGGATATTATTGGCGTGCTGGGCGGGTATGTGGTTAGCGTTTACAAATTGGGTTTTAATCCTGCGGCTTATTTAAACAATACAGTGGGTTTCTTGCAAGTGATGGATGTGGTTTCTGGATTAGTTAAGGCAGGGGTTTTTGGCCTCATTATCACATTGATGGGTTGTTATTACGGATATTATTCCAAGGGCGGGGCGCAGGGGGTGGGGATGGCAACCACCAAAGCGGTTGTTGCCAGTTCTATTTTTATTTTAATATTCAACTATTTCTTAACAGAGGCTTTCTTTGCTATATGA
- the alr gene encoding alanine racemase — translation MKAKLVINLAAIGQNYQRIIQMAQPAVVAAVVKADAYGLGIHKIAPYLYLQGCRHFFVATVDEGIILRNLVKNDVQIYILYGPSPKNLSFFQSHQLTPVLNTMGQIKLWKNWLQNQPVKTKAVIHIDSGINRLGFVQEQLTEIKAHLTFPVALFLSHLASADEPDNPSNINQLNIFTNCQNQLKAYPAQFSLAASSGIFLGKAYHFDMVRPGIALWGGNPTPTKLNPMLPVISLKIPVIQIRTIRAGCKVGYNGTYQYPHAGRLATIAAGYADGILRSLSNKGYVRFKDFKLPIIGRISMDLITIDITSLPEHLMQEGDEVELIGTHQPIDDIASFAGTISYEMLTSLGNRYQREYIG, via the coding sequence ATGAAAGCAAAACTGGTTATTAATCTAGCGGCCATTGGCCAAAATTATCAGCGCATCATACAAATGGCCCAACCTGCTGTGGTCGCCGCAGTTGTCAAAGCGGATGCCTATGGATTAGGGATTCATAAAATTGCGCCTTATCTTTACCTTCAAGGATGCCGGCATTTTTTCGTGGCCACTGTTGATGAAGGGATCATCTTAAGGAACCTTGTTAAAAACGATGTGCAGATATATATATTGTATGGCCCATCCCCTAAAAATTTATCTTTTTTCCAATCGCACCAATTAACTCCCGTATTAAATACAATGGGCCAAATCAAGTTATGGAAAAACTGGCTGCAAAACCAGCCAGTTAAAACAAAAGCTGTTATTCATATCGATAGCGGGATCAATCGATTAGGTTTCGTTCAAGAACAACTAACGGAAATTAAGGCCCATTTAACATTTCCAGTTGCTTTGTTCCTAAGCCATTTGGCCAGCGCCGATGAACCTGATAATCCTTCAAATATTAACCAATTGAATATTTTTACAAATTGTCAAAATCAATTGAAAGCTTATCCTGCCCAATTCTCGTTGGCGGCATCATCTGGGATATTTCTTGGGAAAGCCTATCATTTTGATATGGTGCGCCCAGGTATTGCTTTATGGGGTGGCAATCCGACGCCAACCAAACTAAATCCGATGTTGCCAGTCATCAGTTTAAAAATCCCGGTTATTCAAATAAGGACAATTAGGGCGGGCTGTAAGGTTGGTTATAATGGCACCTATCAATATCCCCATGCGGGTCGGCTTGCAACCATTGCTGCCGGTTATGCCGATGGCATTTTGCGCAGCTTGAGCAATAAAGGGTATGTGCGATTTAAGGATTTTAAATTACCGATTATCGGACGGATCTCCATGGATTTAATTACGATCGATATCACTTCATTACCCGAACATTTAATGCAAGAAGGGGATGAGGTTGAATTGATCGGTACTCATCAACCAATTGATGATATAGCTTCTTTTGCTGGAACAATAAGTTATGAAATGCTAACCTCACTTGGTAATCGGTATCAACGTGAATATATAGGTTAA
- the rplI gene encoding 50S ribosomal protein L9, whose translation MQIILLERVEKLGQMGEVVNVKAGFARNFLLPRKKALRATDKNLEFFKGQRQQLEATNLQRKQEAEKVAAKMQNLTVVVVRQAGESGQLYGSVTVRDLANAIVEMGFTVDKRQIVLNKSIKALGLYPIQVQLHPEVKIEATANIAQSLEEAAAQQKNGGYIPRNSDRKEASNIQNEFVLEETEEKAEEETTEA comes from the coding sequence ATGCAAATTATTCTTTTAGAACGTGTTGAAAAGCTTGGCCAAATGGGCGAAGTGGTTAATGTTAAGGCTGGCTTTGCCAGGAATTTTTTATTGCCCAGGAAAAAGGCATTGCGGGCGACAGATAAAAATCTGGAATTCTTTAAAGGGCAGCGCCAACAATTAGAAGCCACGAATTTACAGCGTAAGCAAGAAGCAGAAAAAGTTGCTGCAAAAATGCAAAATCTTACGGTAGTGGTTGTCCGCCAAGCCGGTGAATCTGGTCAGTTATATGGTTCGGTCACGGTGCGTGATTTAGCCAATGCTATTGTTGAAATGGGATTTACCGTCGATAAAAGACAGATTGTTTTGAATAAATCAATTAAAGCCCTTGGCTTATATCCTATCCAGGTGCAACTGCATCCCGAAGTCAAAATTGAAGCAACAGCTAATATTGCCCAATCCTTAGAAGAGGCTGCCGCGCAACAGAAAAATGGCGGCTATATCCCTAGGAACAGTGATCGCAAAGAAGCAAGTAACATCCAAAACGAGTTTGTTTTGGAAGAAACTGAAGAAAAAGCTGAAGAAGAAACGACAGAAGCTTAA
- a CDS encoding 30S ribosomal protein S18 — protein sequence MKPAPQQEDYSSQSGGREGGNTRRPFFRRRKICPFSGDKAPKIDYKDVRLLQKFVSERGKIVPSRISAVSCKKQRVLSQAIKRSRFLALLPYVVK from the coding sequence ATGAAACCGGCACCACAACAAGAAGATTATTCAAGCCAATCCGGTGGTCGCGAAGGTGGCAACACCCGACGTCCGTTTTTCCGTCGTCGGAAAATATGTCCTTTTTCAGGCGATAAAGCACCGAAGATTGATTATAAAGATGTGCGGTTGCTTCAAAAATTTGTGTCCGAACGGGGGAAAATCGTCCCCAGTCGGATTAGTGCAGTTTCTTGTAAGAAGCAACGTGTGTTATCCCAGGCTATCAAACGTTCCCGCTTTTTAGCCTTACTGCCATATGTCGTGAAATAA
- the rpsF gene encoding 30S ribosomal protein S6, translating to MALYENIFIARQDLTTSQVDSLVERFSSIVTTQGGQVTKKEYWGLRNLAYAIKKNKKGHYVLFNLDAPPAAILEMERNMGLSEDLLRHLTIKVEELETEPSAMMQSRNREYSREGSFKPRSENADSETEINLIDSGENS from the coding sequence ATGGCTTTATATGAGAATATTTTTATTGCCCGCCAAGATCTAACAACTTCACAAGTTGATAGTTTGGTTGAGCGTTTTTCGTCAATTGTTACCACCCAAGGTGGCCAAGTAACAAAGAAAGAATATTGGGGATTGAGGAATCTTGCTTATGCAATTAAGAAGAATAAAAAAGGTCACTATGTTCTTTTTAATTTAGATGCCCCGCCAGCGGCCATTTTGGAAATGGAGCGCAACATGGGTTTAAGTGAAGATTTGCTGCGTCATTTAACCATAAAGGTCGAAGAATTGGAAACCGAGCCATCGGCAATGATGCAAAGCCGTAACCGTGAATATTCACGGGAAGGTTCATTTAAACCTCGCTCTGAAAACGCTGATTCTGAAACGGAAATCAACCTTATCGATAGCGGAGAAAATTCATGA
- the der gene encoding ribosome biogenesis GTPase Der, with protein sequence MTHFTVAIVGRPNVGKSTLFNRLVGHKAAIVYDQPGVTRDWQEETVSWGDMEFKLVDTAGFQNHFSSPLSAKAQTISWDVLKNVDLILFVVDGRVGVIGEDRDIANRLRKLSKPIRAVANKIEGKIDPDLISSLNNLGLGEGLFVSAEHGLGLADLYQTIYQGYQKFLTASPSLSIALNAEEKKVFPIKLAIIGRPNVGKSSLINAFLKEERLITSPEAGTTRDTIWLKWNYRGHQLELIDTAGLRKKAKVLDELERISTDETEKAIKQANIVVLVVDINSGLEGQDLSIANQAEKEGKALIIALNKWDLISDKNSFMVNFRKKLENSLPQSRGIRFVPVSAKTSFNLELLLQEVIQIYDVWNMSFTNQQLNQWLGQSIDNMPPPLVSRRQWNIKAIKQTSTRPPTLMILSNLTENLPESYQKYLVNRLRDEFDMRGVPIRLRFTKRLR encoded by the coding sequence ATGACTCATTTTACTGTTGCCATCGTTGGCAGACCGAATGTCGGCAAGTCGACACTTTTTAATAGATTAGTTGGCCATAAAGCCGCCATTGTATATGATCAGCCGGGCGTTACCCGTGACTGGCAAGAAGAAACTGTCAGTTGGGGGGATATGGAGTTTAAACTGGTTGATACGGCTGGTTTCCAAAATCATTTTTCTAGCCCCTTATCTGCTAAAGCCCAAACGATTAGCTGGGATGTTTTAAAGAATGTAGATTTAATACTATTTGTTGTTGACGGCCGGGTGGGGGTCATTGGTGAGGATAGGGATATTGCTAACCGGTTACGGAAACTTTCAAAGCCGATCCGCGCGGTTGCCAACAAAATTGAAGGAAAAATAGACCCGGATTTAATATCCTCTTTAAATAACCTTGGTTTAGGGGAAGGGTTGTTTGTTTCGGCAGAGCACGGCCTTGGCTTAGCAGATCTTTACCAGACAATTTATCAAGGTTATCAAAAATTCTTAACAGCTTCCCCTTCTTTATCGATTGCACTGAACGCTGAAGAAAAAAAAGTTTTTCCAATTAAATTAGCCATTATTGGTAGGCCGAATGTTGGTAAATCGAGCTTAATTAATGCCTTTCTTAAAGAAGAAAGGCTTATTACCAGCCCGGAAGCAGGAACAACCCGGGATACCATTTGGCTAAAATGGAACTATCGTGGTCATCAATTGGAATTAATCGATACAGCCGGGTTACGGAAAAAGGCAAAAGTTCTTGATGAACTTGAGAGAATTTCAACTGACGAAACTGAAAAAGCCATTAAACAAGCAAATATTGTTGTCCTGGTTGTTGATATTAATTCGGGATTGGAAGGACAAGATTTATCAATCGCTAATCAAGCGGAGAAAGAAGGCAAAGCCCTTATTATTGCTTTAAATAAATGGGATCTTATTTCCGACAAGAATAGTTTTATGGTTAATTTCCGTAAAAAATTAGAAAATTCTCTTCCTCAGAGCAGGGGGATACGTTTTGTGCCTGTTTCAGCAAAAACCTCTTTTAATTTAGAATTATTGCTTCAAGAAGTTATTCAGATTTACGATGTTTGGAACATGTCTTTCACGAATCAACAACTAAATCAATGGTTGGGTCAATCAATTGATAATATGCCGCCACCGCTTGTAAGCCGGCGTCAATGGAATATTAAGGCTATTAAACAAACCAGTACCCGCCCGCCAACACTCATGATATTATCAAACCTGACAGAAAATCTTCCGGAATCCTATCAAAAATATCTTGTGAACAGATTGCGGGATGAATTTGATATGCGTGGTGTGCCGATCAGGTTGCGATTCACGAAAAGACTTCGTTAA